The proteins below are encoded in one region of Equus przewalskii isolate Varuska chromosome 1, EquPr2, whole genome shotgun sequence:
- the NEUROG3 gene encoding neurogenin-3 codes for MVPHPSRARAVQVTHETEQPFPGASDVEVTRVASAPPSPTRVRGNCAEAEGGNCRGAARKPRARRGGRSRPKSELALSKQRRSRRKKANDRERNRMHNLNSALDALRGVLPTFPDDAKLTKIETLRFAHNYIWALTQTLRIADHSLYGLEPPAPSCEELGSPDDGSPGDWSSLYSPVSQAGSLSPAASLEECPGLQAPASPACLRPGALALSDFL; via the coding sequence ATGGTGCCTCATCCCTCGCGTGCGCGAGCTGTCCAAGTGACCCATGAGACAGAGCAGCCCTTCCCCGGTGCCTCGGACGTCGAAGTGACCCGCGTCGCGTCCGCTCCGCCCAGCCCTACTCGCGTGCGGGGGAACTGCGCCGAGGCGGAAGGAGGCAACTGCCGAGGGGCGGCGAGGAAGCCCCGGGCTCGGCGCGGGGGGCGCAGCCGGCCCAAGAGCGAGCTGGCTCTGAGCAAGCAGCGACGGAGCCGGCGCAAAAAGGCCAACGACCGCGAGCGCAATCGGATGCACAACCTCAACTCGGCGCTGGACGCGCTGCGCGGCGTCCTGCCCACCTTCCCCGACGATGCGAAGCTCACCAAGATCGAGACGCTGCGCTTCGCCCACAACTACATCTGGGCGCTGACGCAGACGCTCCGCATAGCTGACCACAGCCTCTACGGGCTGGAGCCGCCCGCGCCGTCTTGCGAGGAGCTGGGCAGCCCGGACGACGGCTCCCCGGGAGACTGGAGCTCTCTCTACTCCCCGGTCTCCCAGGCGGGCAGCCTGAGCCCAGCCGCCTCCCTGGAGGAGTGCCCCGGGCTGCAGGCGCCTGCTTCCCCTGCCTGCCTGCGCCCCGGCGCCCTGGCTTTGTCAGACTTTCTATGA